One region of Natronolimnobius baerhuensis genomic DNA includes:
- the gcvT gene encoding glycine cleavage system aminomethyltransferase GcvT translates to MPLQTPPLRGIHDERGAKFTEFGGWDMPVEFDSIRTEHAAVREDAGIFDVSHMGQIHVTGPDATALMQRLTTNDVSELAIGDSQYATITDEDGTIIDDTVIYRLPNEDNGSPVDTSSVAESDGNDLEGEPTYLFVPNAGTDEATHQRWIDYRNEWDLEATVDNRTDEYAMFAVQGPNAVELVADVTDDPVTDLSRFEATNATIDGVDCWIARTGYTGEDGFELIVPETEAESIWAQFDCQPCGLGARDTLRIEAGLLLAGQDFDHESDPRTPYEAGIGFTVDLETEFIGRDALAQVKADGLEEQLVGFELIDRGVPRHGYDITNTESRVIGTVTSGTMSPTLEQALGLGYVPVEYAEPGTTLQVVVRGQSKKARVEPLPFIETQ, encoded by the coding sequence ATGCCGCTTCAGACGCCGCCGTTACGTGGGATCCACGACGAGCGTGGAGCGAAGTTTACGGAGTTTGGCGGCTGGGATATGCCTGTCGAGTTCGATTCGATCCGAACGGAACACGCAGCCGTTCGTGAGGACGCCGGCATCTTCGATGTCTCGCATATGGGCCAGATTCACGTTACCGGCCCCGACGCGACGGCGTTGATGCAACGGCTCACCACGAACGACGTGAGCGAACTCGCAATTGGGGACTCCCAGTACGCGACGATCACCGACGAGGACGGCACCATCATCGACGATACCGTCATCTATCGGCTGCCAAACGAGGATAACGGGTCTCCCGTCGACACAAGCAGTGTCGCCGAAAGCGACGGCAACGACCTCGAGGGAGAGCCAACGTATCTGTTCGTGCCAAACGCCGGGACCGACGAGGCGACTCACCAGCGCTGGATCGACTACCGCAACGAGTGGGACCTCGAGGCGACCGTCGATAACCGCACCGACGAGTACGCAATGTTCGCGGTCCAGGGCCCGAACGCCGTCGAACTGGTCGCTGACGTCACCGACGATCCGGTCACGGATCTCTCGCGATTCGAGGCGACCAACGCAACCATCGACGGCGTCGACTGCTGGATTGCTCGTACGGGCTACACTGGCGAGGATGGATTCGAGCTGATCGTTCCCGAAACTGAGGCCGAATCGATCTGGGCGCAGTTTGACTGCCAGCCATGCGGACTCGGCGCACGCGATACGCTGCGCATCGAAGCAGGCTTGCTCCTTGCAGGCCAGGACTTCGACCACGAATCCGACCCAAGAACGCCCTACGAAGCCGGCATCGGCTTCACCGTCGACCTCGAGACCGAGTTCATCGGCCGCGACGCCTTAGCGCAAGTCAAGGCGGACGGCCTCGAGGAGCAACTCGTTGGCTTCGAGTTGATCGACCGTGGGGTCCCCCGCCACGGCTACGACATCACGAACACGGAGAGTCGGGTCATCGGCACCGTAACGAGTGGAACAATGAGCCCAACGCTCGAGCAGGCACTCGGGCTTGGGTACGTGCCGGTCGAGTACGCAGAACCGGGGACGACCCTGCAGGTCGTCGTCCGCGGCCAGTCGAAAAAGGCAAGAGTTGAACCACTACCCTTCATCGAAACCCAATAA
- a CDS encoding S8 family serine peptidase, whose translation MAQNDPHDGEAHDDTEYNRRSFLTGAGSASMAGLLASTGLVSADDDGRDPGPKEDELLIGISPSVSDIEAEVGPEIPGDAWIEHTNETIHYAVISLPESTPESARKTIIDTLEGIDQIEYVEENATLEALATPNDPYYGQQHAPQQVNCEQAWETTLGSDDVVISIVDQGIQYDHPVLADNMDDSVSNHGNVFVGRGSDPYPVAGDEQHGTHVGGIAAAGTNNGTGHAGISNCSLLSARALDRSGRGSLSDIADAIQWSVDAGADVINLSLGSSSSFRTLASACRYAANNDVLLVGAAGNSGSYGVMYPAAYDEVVAVSALNSNNSRSSFSNYGPDIDLAAPGSRLISAVPWDNYTRMSGTSMAAPVVAGVAGLVLSAYTDLSGTELRNHLQSTAVDVGLSANAQGDGRVDAGQAVTTVPEGYDGETPDSGNEDEEDESDDDDEQDEQSGRLLAFITDPDARNAGYEFTAEGTVEFAEAPYESPSGGSIEGGTYSGEDFIDEDGDTVHAGGITGGGHGDAFRVDGAVIDIDLEQSDVMWIELDGEEMSVEEVIEETGGSDDDDDAVDPIERLLAFITDPNASNAGYEFTAAGPVEFTDAPYESPSGGSIEGGTYTSEDFIDDDSDPVHAGGITGGGHGDSFTVTGPIHSLDLEQPDVMWVELDGEELTPDEIIDETGGDGGENEPEDGDEDEDEPDEDDSDDEPRCGTETDGAAAEGELEGNWWGDSDDYTYALRTANPCGVTITLESSGDAAVTLYVNTDGSVPDRWSYEESLSADGELTLDLEGDEHLGLRVHASSGSATYAFEIEERGR comes from the coding sequence ATGGCACAGAACGATCCCCATGATGGGGAGGCTCACGACGACACCGAATACAACCGCCGCTCATTTCTGACGGGTGCCGGGTCGGCTTCGATGGCCGGCTTACTCGCATCGACTGGCCTCGTCAGTGCCGACGACGATGGGCGCGACCCCGGTCCGAAAGAAGACGAACTGCTCATCGGTATCTCCCCGTCTGTCTCAGATATCGAAGCCGAAGTCGGTCCCGAAATTCCCGGCGACGCCTGGATCGAACACACGAACGAGACGATCCACTACGCGGTCATCTCACTTCCCGAATCAACGCCCGAGTCAGCACGCAAAACGATCATCGACACGCTCGAGGGCATCGACCAGATCGAGTACGTCGAAGAAAACGCCACGCTCGAGGCGCTTGCGACGCCAAATGACCCCTACTACGGTCAACAACATGCACCACAGCAGGTCAACTGCGAACAGGCCTGGGAGACGACACTCGGCAGCGACGACGTCGTTATCTCGATTGTCGACCAGGGCATTCAGTACGATCATCCAGTGCTGGCCGACAATATGGACGACAGCGTCTCGAACCACGGCAACGTCTTCGTCGGCCGTGGCAGCGACCCCTACCCGGTCGCTGGCGACGAACAACACGGCACTCACGTCGGCGGGATTGCTGCTGCCGGGACGAACAATGGCACCGGCCACGCCGGAATCAGCAACTGCTCGCTGCTCTCCGCTCGAGCGCTCGACCGAAGCGGTCGCGGGTCGCTCTCGGACATCGCCGATGCGATCCAGTGGTCAGTCGACGCCGGCGCAGACGTAATTAACCTCTCGCTGGGTTCCTCGAGCAGTTTCCGCACGCTCGCATCGGCCTGCCGGTACGCCGCGAACAACGACGTGTTGCTCGTCGGTGCAGCCGGGAATTCGGGTTCTTACGGCGTCATGTACCCAGCAGCCTACGACGAAGTTGTCGCGGTGTCCGCACTGAACAGCAACAACTCGCGCTCGTCGTTCTCGAACTACGGCCCCGATATTGACCTCGCCGCGCCCGGTTCGCGTCTCATCTCTGCGGTTCCCTGGGACAACTACACCAGAATGTCGGGCACGTCGATGGCAGCACCCGTTGTCGCCGGCGTTGCCGGACTGGTCTTATCGGCCTATACCGACCTCTCCGGGACCGAACTGCGCAACCACCTGCAGTCGACAGCGGTCGACGTTGGACTCTCTGCGAACGCACAGGGCGACGGCCGCGTCGATGCTGGGCAAGCCGTCACGACCGTTCCCGAGGGATACGACGGAGAGACACCGGATAGCGGGAACGAAGACGAGGAAGACGAATCCGACGATGACGACGAACAGGACGAACAATCGGGTCGTCTCCTCGCGTTCATCACGGACCCAGACGCCAGAAACGCAGGCTACGAGTTCACGGCGGAGGGTACTGTCGAATTCGCCGAGGCTCCCTACGAGAGCCCATCCGGCGGCTCTATCGAGGGTGGAACGTACTCCGGCGAGGACTTCATCGACGAGGACGGCGACACCGTCCACGCCGGCGGCATTACCGGCGGCGGCCACGGCGATGCCTTCCGCGTCGACGGTGCAGTCATCGATATCGACCTCGAGCAGTCCGATGTCATGTGGATCGAACTCGACGGCGAGGAGATGAGTGTCGAGGAAGTCATCGAGGAAACTGGTGGGAGCGACGACGATGACGATGCTGTCGACCCCATAGAGCGACTCCTTGCGTTTATCACGGATCCAAACGCCAGCAACGCCGGCTACGAGTTCACGGCGGCCGGTCCCGTCGAGTTCACCGACGCGCCGTACGAGAGTCCGTCCGGCGGGTCGATTGAAGGTGGCACCTACACGAGCGAGGACTTCATCGACGACGACAGTGATCCAGTCCACGCCGGCGGAATCACTGGTGGCGGCCACGGTGACTCGTTCACTGTGACCGGGCCGATCCACTCACTTGACCTCGAGCAACCCGACGTGATGTGGGTCGAACTCGATGGCGAGGAACTGACACCGGACGAAATCATCGACGAAACTGGCGGCGACGGTGGCGAAAACGAACCCGAGGACGGAGACGAAGACGAGGACGAGCCAGATGAAGACGATAGCGATGACGAGCCCCGCTGTGGCACCGAAACCGACGGTGCAGCAGCCGAGGGAGAACTCGAGGGCAACTGGTGGGGCGACAGCGACGACTACACGTACGCGCTGCGAACGGCGAACCCCTGTGGCGTGACGATCACGCTCGAGAGTTCCGGCGACGCTGCGGTCACACTCTACGTAAATACTGACGGCAGTGTGCCGGATCGGTGGTCCTACGAGGAGTCGCTATCTGCGGACGGCGAACTCACCCTCGACCTCGAGGGCGACGAGCATCTCGGACTGCGAGTACACGCAAGCAGTGGCAGCGCCACCTACGCGTTCGAAATCGAAGAACGCGGTCGGTAA
- a CDS encoding PstS family phosphate ABC transporter substrate-binding protein, whose amino-acid sequence MAPSQHPAGDKMTRRSAIATVGSVGALSLAGCFGSDDSGLSGEIQASGSNTVAPITQIAAEDFETEYGGVAVNVEPEGTGAGFQEFCRGNSAFQSASREITEEEIDLCGENDIEYTSYTVGQDTLAVGVNEDNDWCDQITLEELNMIWEFQSDVEQWSDVRDEWPDEDIALHGRDSASGTFDYFTGSINGEMGNIRDDYSATSQTDEIWNAVDDNEWALGWGGVGHLRSLQDAGGTLQTVDVESNHPDYEGEFFPPEEQYIAEGQYSPLARPLFFYFNHASLEEEPDLIGSFARFYINNQHQFAEEVGFYRAPDEHIVENHDQLESVLEEIGEDPDDLTVERQDP is encoded by the coding sequence ATGGCACCCAGCCAACACCCAGCGGGGGACAAGATGACGCGAAGATCGGCGATTGCAACGGTCGGGAGCGTCGGTGCGTTGAGTCTGGCCGGCTGTTTTGGAAGTGATGACAGCGGCCTCTCAGGGGAGATTCAGGCATCGGGATCGAACACCGTCGCGCCGATCACGCAGATTGCGGCGGAGGACTTCGAAACCGAGTACGGCGGCGTCGCGGTCAACGTCGAACCCGAAGGAACCGGCGCGGGCTTCCAGGAGTTCTGCCGGGGTAACTCAGCGTTCCAGAGTGCAAGCCGAGAGATCACCGAAGAGGAAATCGACCTCTGTGGCGAGAACGACATCGAGTACACCAGCTACACCGTCGGCCAGGACACGCTCGCGGTCGGGGTCAACGAGGACAACGACTGGTGTGACCAAATCACGCTCGAGGAACTCAACATGATCTGGGAGTTCCAGTCCGACGTCGAACAGTGGAGCGACGTCCGCGACGAGTGGCCCGACGAGGACATCGCACTACACGGACGGGACTCGGCGTCGGGGACGTTCGACTACTTCACCGGAAGCATCAACGGCGAGATGGGCAACATCCGCGACGACTACTCCGCGACGAGCCAGACCGACGAGATCTGGAACGCCGTCGACGACAACGAGTGGGCCCTCGGCTGGGGTGGTGTCGGCCACCTTCGGAGCCTACAGGACGCCGGCGGGACGCTCCAGACCGTCGATGTCGAGAGCAACCACCCCGACTACGAAGGCGAATTCTTCCCGCCCGAGGAACAGTACATCGCAGAAGGGCAGTACTCGCCGCTTGCCCGGCCGCTCTTTTTCTACTTTAATCACGCCTCCCTCGAGGAGGAACCGGACCTTATCGGCTCGTTTGCCCGCTTCTACATCAACAACCAGCATCAGTTCGCCGAGGAGGTCGGCTTCTACCGGGCGCCCGACGAGCACATCGTCGAGAACCACGACCAACTCGAGTCGGTGCTCGAAGAGATCGGCGAAGACCCCGATGACCTCACCGTCGAGCGACAGGATCCCTGA
- the gcvH gene encoding glycine cleavage system protein GcvH — MSFDIPEDRQYLESHEWAHETDGIVRVGISDFAQDELGDVVFVELPDEGDSVTQNEEFGVVESIKAVSDLYAPVSGEVVAVNEDLFNAPELVNEDPFGEGWMLEIDPDDDLEELLSAGEYEDQIA, encoded by the coding sequence ATGAGCTTCGACATCCCTGAGGACCGACAGTATCTTGAATCGCACGAGTGGGCACACGAAACCGACGGCATCGTCCGCGTGGGAATTAGCGACTTCGCACAGGACGAACTCGGCGACGTGGTTTTCGTCGAACTCCCCGACGAGGGCGACAGCGTCACCCAGAACGAGGAGTTCGGCGTCGTCGAATCGATCAAAGCCGTCTCAGACCTCTACGCGCCCGTCAGCGGCGAGGTCGTCGCCGTCAACGAGGACCTGTTCAACGCCCCCGAACTGGTCAACGAAGACCCCTTCGGCGAGGGCTGGATGCTCGAGATCGACCCCGACGACGACCTCGAGGAATTGCTCTCGGCTGGCGAGTACGAAGACCAGATCGCCTAA